One stretch of Micromonospora cremea DNA includes these proteins:
- a CDS encoding phosphotransferase, translating into MDSPVLLASRRDADVFVLDEARVLRRYRDGGDTAPEAAMMAYVAAANYPVPVVYAADGPDLVLERLDGETLLDALLVGRIDNDSAAELLVDLHDRLHNLPARLGAEPTDRVLHLDLHPRNVMVTSRGPVVIDWRNAAEGPADFDVAMTALILAEVAVGQDAHLARRARAGLTAFQRWAEPPRASQLRRALGMRRVNPTLSAVEKAALDRAAALVQTRPG; encoded by the coding sequence GTGGACAGTCCCGTACTGCTCGCATCCAGGCGCGACGCGGACGTCTTCGTGCTCGACGAGGCACGCGTGCTGCGCCGCTACCGTGACGGCGGCGACACCGCGCCGGAGGCGGCCATGATGGCGTACGTCGCCGCAGCGAATTACCCGGTGCCGGTGGTGTACGCCGCCGACGGCCCCGACCTGGTGCTCGAACGGCTCGACGGCGAGACCCTCCTGGACGCGCTGCTCGTCGGCCGGATCGACAACGACTCCGCCGCCGAGCTGCTCGTGGATTTGCACGACCGCCTGCACAACCTGCCGGCCCGGCTCGGTGCCGAGCCGACGGATCGCGTCCTGCACCTCGATCTGCACCCGCGCAACGTCATGGTGACCTCGCGCGGTCCGGTTGTCATCGACTGGCGCAACGCGGCCGAGGGACCGGCCGACTTCGACGTGGCCATGACCGCGCTGATCCTCGCCGAGGTGGCGGTCGGTCAGGATGCCCACCTTGCCCGGCGCGCCCGGGCGGGACTCACCGCCTTCCAGCGGTGGGCGGAACCGCCCCGAGCCAGCCAACTACGGCGTGCCCTGGGCATGCGACGGGTCAATCCCACGCTTTCCGCCGTCGAGAAGGCCGCCCTGGACCGCGCCGCCGCCCTGGTCCAGACCCGCCCCGGCTGA
- a CDS encoding ribonucleoside-diphosphate reductase subunit alpha has translation MHVRKRDGASEPVDVNKIVRAVERWTDDLTDVDPLRVATRTISGLYDGATTAELDRLSIQTAAEMIGEEPQYSRLAARLLAGYVDKEVRRQGVTSFSTAIRVGHAEGLIGDDTAAFVAAHARALDDAVDPDGDRRFEYFGLRTVYDRYLLRHPTSRLVLETPQYWLLRVACGLSRTSDEAVDFYRLMSSLAYLPSSPTLFNSGTRHTQMSSCYLVDSPRDELDSIYQRYAQVANLSKFAGGIGIAYSRVRSRGALIRGTNGQSNGIVPWLRTLDASVAAVNQGGRRKGAACVYLEPWHPDIEEFLQLRDNTGEDARRTHNLNLANWIPDEFMRRVEADEVWSLFDPHEVPELPDLWGERFDAAYRTAEAQGRYVRQIPARELYGKMMRTLAQTGNGWMTFKDAANRLCNQTAEPGNVVHLSNLCTEIIEVSSDAETAVCNLGSVNLAAHLTDGAIDWQRLRATVRTAVTFLDRVIDINYYPTAQAAVSNPRWRPVGLGLMGLQDVFFALRMPFDSPAARELSTRVSEELYLTALETSADLARRFGAHPAYGQTRAARGQLQPDLWGVEGTQTARWTALRERVDTHGLRNSLLVAVAPTATIASIAGCYECVEPQVSNLFKRETLSGEFLQVNTALVRELKARGLWTEPVRSAIKRAEGSVQEITELPAAVRELFRTAWELPQRALIDLAAARAPFIDQSQSLNLFLASPTIGKLSSMYLYAWKTGLKTTYYLRSRPATRIQQATVAPTAIALAAPVTADPEALACSLENPESCEACQ, from the coding sequence ATGCACGTCCGCAAGCGCGACGGCGCCAGCGAACCGGTGGACGTGAACAAGATCGTCCGTGCGGTCGAGCGGTGGACCGACGACCTGACCGATGTCGACCCGCTGCGGGTGGCGACCCGGACGATCAGCGGGCTCTACGACGGCGCGACCACCGCCGAGCTGGACCGGCTGTCCATCCAGACCGCGGCCGAGATGATCGGTGAGGAGCCGCAGTACTCACGCCTGGCCGCTCGGCTGCTGGCCGGCTACGTCGACAAGGAGGTGCGCCGGCAGGGCGTCACCTCGTTCAGCACGGCGATCCGGGTCGGCCACGCCGAGGGACTGATCGGAGACGACACCGCCGCCTTCGTCGCCGCACACGCCCGGGCGCTCGACGACGCCGTCGACCCGGACGGCGACCGGCGGTTCGAGTACTTCGGCCTGCGCACGGTGTACGACCGGTACCTGCTGCGCCACCCGACCAGCCGGCTGGTGCTGGAGACCCCGCAGTACTGGCTGCTGCGGGTGGCCTGCGGCCTGTCCCGTACGTCGGACGAGGCGGTCGACTTCTACCGGCTGATGTCCAGCCTGGCCTACCTGCCCAGCTCGCCGACGTTGTTCAACTCCGGCACCCGGCACACCCAGATGTCCTCCTGCTACCTGGTCGACTCCCCGCGAGACGAACTGGACTCGATCTACCAGCGGTACGCGCAGGTCGCCAACTTGTCCAAGTTCGCCGGCGGCATCGGCATCGCGTACTCCCGGGTCCGGTCGCGGGGCGCGCTGATCCGCGGCACGAACGGGCAGTCCAACGGGATCGTGCCGTGGCTGCGCACGCTGGACGCGAGCGTCGCCGCGGTCAACCAGGGCGGCCGGCGCAAGGGCGCCGCCTGCGTGTACCTGGAGCCGTGGCACCCGGACATCGAGGAGTTCCTGCAACTGCGGGACAACACCGGCGAGGACGCCCGGCGCACCCACAACCTGAACCTGGCCAACTGGATCCCCGACGAGTTCATGCGCCGGGTCGAGGCAGACGAGGTGTGGTCGCTGTTCGACCCGCACGAGGTGCCGGAACTGCCCGACCTGTGGGGCGAGCGGTTCGACGCCGCGTACCGGACGGCCGAGGCGCAGGGCCGCTACGTGCGGCAGATCCCGGCGCGGGAGCTGTACGGGAAGATGATGCGCACCCTGGCCCAGACCGGCAACGGGTGGATGACCTTCAAGGACGCCGCGAACCGGCTGTGCAACCAGACCGCCGAACCGGGCAACGTGGTACACCTGTCCAACCTCTGCACCGAGATCATCGAGGTGTCCAGCGACGCCGAGACCGCGGTGTGCAACCTCGGCTCGGTGAACCTCGCCGCCCACCTCACCGATGGCGCCATCGACTGGCAGCGGCTGCGCGCCACGGTCCGTACCGCGGTCACGTTCCTCGACCGGGTCATCGACATCAACTACTACCCGACCGCGCAGGCGGCGGTGAGCAACCCCCGCTGGCGGCCGGTCGGGCTCGGGCTGATGGGCCTGCAGGACGTGTTCTTCGCGCTGCGGATGCCGTTCGACTCCCCGGCCGCGCGGGAGTTGTCCACCCGGGTCAGCGAGGAGTTGTACCTGACCGCCCTGGAGACCTCCGCGGACCTGGCGCGGCGCTTCGGCGCGCACCCGGCGTACGGGCAGACGCGGGCGGCGCGCGGGCAGTTACAGCCCGACCTGTGGGGCGTCGAGGGAACGCAGACCGCCCGGTGGACCGCGCTGCGGGAGCGGGTGGACACGCACGGGTTGCGCAACTCCCTGCTGGTGGCGGTCGCCCCGACCGCCACCATCGCCTCGATCGCCGGTTGTTACGAGTGCGTCGAGCCGCAGGTCTCCAACCTGTTCAAGCGCGAGACCCTGTCGGGGGAGTTCCTTCAGGTCAACACCGCTCTGGTACGCGAGCTGAAGGCCCGCGGCCTGTGGACCGAGCCGGTCCGGTCGGCGATCAAGCGGGCTGAGGGCTCGGTGCAGGAGATCACGGAGCTACCGGCCGCCGTCCGCGAGCTGTTCCGCACCGCGTGGGAGCTGCCGCAGCGGGCGCTGATCGACCTGGCCGCCGCTCGGGCGCCCTTCATCGACCAGTCCCAGTCGCTGAACCTGTTCCTGGCCTCGCCCACCATCGGCAAGCTCTCCTCGATGTACCTGTACGCCTGGAAGACCGGGCTGAAGACCACCTACTACCTGCGGTCCCGCCCCGCCACCCGGATCCAGCAGGCCACCGTCGCGCCCACCGCCATCGCCCTCGCCGCGCCCGTGACGGCCGATCCGGAGGCGCTGGCCTGCTCGCTGGAGAACCCCGAGTCCTGCGAAGCCTGCCAGTGA
- a CDS encoding ribonucleotide-diphosphate reductase subunit beta, which yields MLLDPGMDLTLRPMRYPHFFDRFRDAIRNTWTVEEVDLHADLADLDKLSPAERHLVSRLVAFFATGDTIVANNLVLNLYQHVNSPEGRLYLSRQLFEEAVHVQFYLNLLDTYVPDETERFAAFAAIESIPSIRRKADFCFRWIDSLDNLRELRSREDRRKFLLNLICFAACIEGLFFYGAFAYVYFLRSRGLLHGLASGTNWVFRDESMHMAFAFDVVDTVRGEEPDLFDDDLADQVRQMLTEAVECEVQFAEDLLGHGVPGLTLADMREYLQHVADRRLAQLGIAPHYGSANPFAFMELQDVQELSNFFERRVSAYQVGVTGTVAFDDDF from the coding sequence ATGCTGCTCGACCCCGGGATGGACCTCACCCTCCGCCCGATGCGCTACCCGCACTTCTTCGACCGGTTCCGCGACGCCATCCGCAACACCTGGACCGTCGAGGAGGTCGACCTGCACGCCGACCTCGCCGACCTCGACAAGCTTTCCCCCGCCGAGCGGCACCTGGTCAGCCGGCTGGTCGCGTTCTTCGCCACCGGCGACACAATCGTCGCCAACAACCTCGTGCTCAACCTCTACCAGCACGTCAACAGCCCGGAGGGTCGCCTCTACCTGTCCCGGCAGTTGTTCGAGGAGGCGGTGCACGTCCAGTTCTACCTCAACCTGCTCGACACGTACGTGCCCGACGAGACCGAGCGGTTCGCCGCCTTCGCCGCCATCGAGAGCATCCCCTCGATCCGCCGCAAGGCCGACTTCTGCTTTCGTTGGATCGACTCCCTCGACAACCTGCGCGAGCTGCGGTCCCGCGAGGACCGGCGGAAGTTCCTGCTCAACCTGATCTGCTTCGCCGCCTGCATCGAAGGACTCTTCTTCTACGGCGCGTTCGCGTACGTCTACTTCCTGCGCTCCCGCGGCCTGCTCCACGGACTCGCTTCCGGCACCAACTGGGTGTTCCGCGACGAGTCCATGCACATGGCCTTCGCGTTCGACGTCGTCGACACCGTGCGCGGCGAGGAACCCGACCTGTTTGACGACGACCTCGCCGATCAGGTCCGCCAGATGCTCACCGAGGCCGTCGAGTGTGAGGTTCAGTTCGCCGAGGACCTGCTCGGCCACGGCGTGCCCGGTCTGACGCTGGCCGACATGCGGGAGTACCTCCAGCACGTCGCCGACCGGCGTCTCGCCCAGCTCGGGATCGCACCGCACTACGGGTCGGCCAACCCGTTCGCCTTCATGGAGTTGCAGGACGTGCAGGAGCTGTCCAACTTCTTCGAGCGGCGGGTGTCGGCGTACCAGGTGGGGGTCACCGGCACGGTCGCCTTCGACGACGACTTCTAG
- a CDS encoding alpha/beta hydrolase, with protein MHTSRRRLLSLLAGVALAAGPAVAAVPSAAEAATTPSYRPVIFVHGSAGSASQFQTQAKRLASNGYPIDIIEAHEYDSPNLATILPQVYAGLDARISRLLAATGADRVDLLAHSLGTFVMQGYLASSPDRAARVAHYVNLDGRTAAAPPGGVPTLAIWGEGDAARAVAGARNVYLPDQSHTQTVSSRESFGEIFRFFQGRAPRTTSIVPQLFGTARVSGRAVLFPSNAGVADATLEVYPVNSLTGGRLSNRPAHRVSLSGDGSFGPFPVLATARYEFAIVRAGAATHHFYFQPFLRSDSFLRLATSRPGEGLGALIDTSDRHTALTIQRQKEWWGDQGDAGDNLWINGRDVLNPANTPRAKRTIAVFAFDDGSDGVTDLTAPLPEFFSQTFITGMDLFIPAAPAHLGLVRITVGQRGGGYDVVNVPNWKSSAHRVSVNVDDF; from the coding sequence ATGCACACGTCCCGACGCAGACTGCTCTCCCTTCTCGCCGGGGTGGCACTCGCCGCCGGCCCGGCCGTCGCCGCCGTTCCGAGCGCCGCCGAGGCCGCCACCACCCCGTCGTACCGGCCAGTGATCTTCGTGCACGGCAGCGCCGGGTCGGCGTCGCAGTTCCAGACCCAGGCCAAGCGCCTGGCCAGCAACGGCTACCCGATCGACATCATCGAGGCACACGAATACGATTCGCCGAACCTCGCCACGATCCTGCCCCAGGTGTACGCGGGGCTGGACGCGCGGATCTCGCGGCTGTTGGCAGCGACCGGAGCGGACCGGGTGGATCTGCTCGCGCACTCCCTGGGCACCTTCGTCATGCAGGGCTACCTCGCCAGTTCCCCCGACCGGGCCGCGCGGGTCGCGCACTACGTCAACCTGGACGGGCGAACTGCGGCGGCGCCGCCGGGCGGCGTACCCACGCTCGCGATCTGGGGCGAGGGGGACGCGGCGCGGGCCGTCGCGGGCGCGAGGAACGTCTACTTGCCGGACCAGTCCCACACCCAGACGGTGTCGTCGCGGGAGTCGTTCGGCGAGATCTTCCGGTTCTTCCAGGGCCGCGCGCCACGCACGACGAGCATCGTGCCCCAACTCTTTGGCACCGCCCGGGTCTCCGGCCGCGCGGTGCTCTTCCCGAGCAACGCCGGCGTCGCCGACGCGACCCTCGAGGTCTACCCGGTCAACTCCCTTACCGGCGGTCGGCTGTCGAACCGGCCCGCGCATCGGGTGTCACTCAGCGGCGACGGCTCGTTCGGACCGTTCCCGGTGCTCGCCACAGCCCGGTACGAGTTCGCGATCGTGCGCGCCGGAGCGGCGACGCACCACTTCTACTTCCAGCCGTTCCTCCGCTCCGACTCGTTCCTACGCCTCGCGACGAGCCGGCCGGGCGAGGGTCTCGGCGCACTGATCGACACCAGCGACCGGCACACGGCGCTGACGATCCAGCGCCAGAAGGAGTGGTGGGGCGACCAGGGAGACGCCGGCGACAACCTCTGGATCAACGGTCGGGATGTCCTGAACCCGGCGAACACGCCGCGCGCGAAGAGGACGATCGCCGTCTTCGCGTTCGACGACGGCAGTGACGGCGTCACCGACCTGACCGCTCCGCTGCCGGAGTTCTTCAGCCAGACCTTCATCACCGGCATGGACCTGTTCATCCCGGCCGCGCCGGCGCACCTCGGCCTCGTGCGGATCACCGTGGGTCAGCGCGGCGGCGGGTACGACGTGGTCAACGTGCCCAACTGGAAATCCAGCGCGCATCGCGTGTCGGTGAACGTCGACGACTTCTGA
- a CDS encoding TraR/DksA family transcriptional regulator, with amino-acid sequence MTRESSSVRAELLRLRDQTQAQVVALDSDLRSLFEASRSSNADDEHDPEGSTIAFERAQLTAVLDATRRRLAELDVALRRVEAGTYGRCERCSRPIPAERLAARPSARTCVGCAGS; translated from the coding sequence ATGACCAGGGAATCCAGCTCGGTCCGCGCGGAGCTGCTCCGCCTGCGCGACCAGACCCAGGCCCAGGTAGTGGCGTTGGACAGCGATCTGCGGAGCCTCTTCGAGGCATCGAGGTCGTCCAACGCCGATGACGAACACGACCCCGAGGGCAGCACGATCGCGTTCGAACGGGCGCAGCTCACCGCGGTCCTCGACGCGACGCGGCGGCGCCTCGCCGAGCTCGACGTGGCGTTGCGACGGGTCGAGGCCGGCACCTACGGCAGGTGCGAACGGTGCTCGCGTCCGATCCCCGCCGAGCGACTCGCCGCCCGGCCCTCAGCACGCACATGTGTCGGCTGCGCAGGCAGTTGA
- a CDS encoding phosphate/phosphite/phosphonate ABC transporter substrate-binding protein: protein MPAPAVLMGAVAYDPKVVTIWEGFRAWLRGRGLDFDFVLYSHYERQVEDLVAGRIDAAWNSPLAWLRAERLAAASGGTVSALTMRDTDRDLTSVVVVRADSPARQVEDLSGSLVAVGAVDSPQATLIPLGHLAAAGVEVDVRRFDVGVGLHGDHIGGERDAARALVAKEVDAACMIDANHLAFVQEGTLPPEGTRIVAQTARYDHCNMTVRDPASAGVRLFGTLLRGMSYADPEVRPLLDLEGLTAWEDGRTTGYDALARAVDASGFYAADGRVTAADYRP, encoded by the coding sequence ATGCCGGCGCCGGCTGTCCTGATGGGCGCGGTCGCGTACGACCCCAAGGTGGTGACCATCTGGGAGGGCTTCCGCGCCTGGCTGCGAGGGCGGGGCCTGGACTTCGACTTCGTCCTCTACTCGCACTACGAGCGGCAGGTCGAGGATCTCGTCGCCGGGCGGATCGACGCGGCGTGGAACTCACCGCTCGCCTGGCTGCGGGCCGAACGGCTGGCAGCGGCCAGCGGCGGCACCGTGAGCGCCCTCACCATGCGCGACACCGACCGGGACCTCACCTCGGTCGTGGTGGTGCGGGCCGACTCGCCGGCGCGCCAGGTCGAGGACCTGTCCGGTTCACTCGTCGCCGTCGGCGCCGTCGACAGTCCACAGGCGACGCTGATCCCACTCGGACACCTCGCGGCCGCCGGGGTCGAGGTCGACGTGCGCCGGTTCGACGTCGGCGTCGGGTTGCACGGCGACCACATCGGCGGCGAGCGCGACGCCGCCCGGGCCCTCGTGGCCAAGGAGGTCGACGCCGCCTGCATGATCGACGCCAACCACCTGGCGTTCGTCCAGGAGGGCACGCTGCCGCCCGAGGGCACCCGGATCGTCGCGCAGACCGCCCGATACGACCACTGCAACATGACGGTGCGCGATCCGGCGTCCGCCGGGGTCCGGCTCTTCGGCACGCTGCTGCGTGGCATGTCGTACGCCGACCCGGAGGTCCGCCCGTTGCTCGACCTCGAAGGGCTGACCGCCTGGGAAGACGGCCGCACCACGGGGTATGACGCCCTCGCCCGGGCGGTCGACGCCAGCGGGTTCTACGCGGCCGACGGGCGGGTGACCGCCGCGGACTACCGGCCGTGA
- a CDS encoding acyl-CoA dehydrogenase family protein yields MTASVDNARPDSDDSTTLDTLIDDVIRPQAALVDRDGTFPRQSVDALAAAGLLGLASSTDVGGGGKGMRTVAEVVERLAAECGSTAMVVLMHYAATAVIEAHGPREVRSAIAAGDHLSTLAFSEFGSRSHFWSPTGTATAGDDGAVRLDARKSWVTSAGEADSYVWSSLPLAPGAGPMTLWLVPAGSSGLSIAGDFDGLGLRGNGSRPMTADGVRVPAGAMMAADGAGLDTALGAVLPWFLVLNAAFCLGLADSAVTEAGRHLTRTTLTHTGAALRDAPVTRRAFAQMKTRTDTLRAFLGDTLTALETGREDAMLRVLQVKALAGETAADVTDGAMQLCGGSAFRKELGLERRFRDSRAARVMAPTTDALHDFVGRVATGLPLLDEANR; encoded by the coding sequence GTGACGGCCAGTGTCGACAATGCCCGCCCCGACTCCGACGATTCAACCACGCTCGACACGCTGATCGACGACGTGATCCGCCCCCAGGCCGCGCTGGTCGACCGGGACGGCACCTTTCCCCGGCAGAGCGTGGACGCCCTCGCCGCGGCTGGTCTGCTCGGCCTCGCCTCCTCGACCGACGTCGGTGGTGGCGGCAAGGGCATGCGTACGGTCGCGGAGGTCGTCGAACGGCTGGCCGCCGAGTGCGGCTCCACGGCGATGGTCGTTCTCATGCACTACGCGGCGACCGCCGTCATCGAGGCGCACGGCCCGCGCGAGGTCCGCTCGGCCATCGCCGCTGGCGATCACCTGAGCACGTTGGCGTTCTCCGAGTTCGGTTCGCGCAGCCATTTCTGGTCGCCGACCGGCACCGCGACGGCGGGCGACGACGGTGCCGTCCGGCTCGACGCCAGGAAGAGCTGGGTCACCTCGGCCGGCGAGGCGGACAGCTACGTCTGGTCGAGTCTCCCGCTCGCCCCGGGTGCGGGTCCGATGACGCTGTGGCTCGTTCCCGCCGGCAGCAGCGGCCTCAGCATCGCCGGCGACTTCGATGGGCTCGGCCTGCGCGGCAACGGCTCCCGGCCGATGACCGCCGACGGGGTGCGCGTCCCCGCCGGCGCGATGATGGCCGCCGACGGCGCCGGCCTCGACACCGCGCTCGGCGCGGTCCTGCCCTGGTTCCTGGTGCTGAACGCCGCGTTCTGCCTCGGCCTCGCGGACAGCGCGGTCACCGAGGCCGGCCGGCATCTCACCAGGACCACGCTCACGCACACCGGCGCGGCCCTTCGCGACGCGCCGGTCACCCGACGCGCCTTCGCCCAGATGAAGACCCGCACCGACACCTTGCGCGCCTTCCTCGGCGACACCCTGACCGCGCTGGAGACCGGCCGGGAGGACGCGATGCTGCGGGTGTTGCAGGTCAAGGCGCTCGCCGGCGAGACGGCCGCCGACGTGACCGACGGCGCGATGCAGCTCTGCGGCGGCAGCGCGTTCCGCAAGGAGTTGGGCCTCGAACGCCGGTTCCGCGACTCCCGCGCGGCCCGGGTGATGGCACCCACCACCGACGCCCTGCACGACTTCGTCGGCCGCGTCGCTACCGGGCTGCCGCTGCTCGACGAGGCCAACCGCTGA
- a CDS encoding ion transporter, with protein MPAQRGEPTPPARLRSRVVDACGRLARSRPFEIGIVVVILANGVVLGLETYRGLTVASAALHWLELFFRAVFVVEIGIRLAAYGRRPQDFFRHGWNVFDFAVIAAIFIPGLHGDPALLRVVRVARMVRLVRFSPGLRTIVSALWRSLPGVGGFLALAVVTLYVYGMAGWLIFGSRFPDQYGDIGRSLLTLFVLLSLETLPDLIEQGMTISPWTLLYYVSYVVITVNLLLNILIAVIVNSMEEARRLEMTERLAPGYDEDGDGVPDEVDRIAISQRLDDLRAVIAELERELRIDRDDGHGRPHREDARAGR; from the coding sequence GTGCCCGCCCAGCGAGGCGAGCCGACCCCACCCGCGCGCCTCCGGTCCAGAGTGGTCGACGCCTGCGGCCGGCTCGCCCGGTCACGGCCCTTCGAGATCGGCATCGTCGTCGTCATCCTCGCCAACGGGGTGGTCCTCGGCCTAGAGACATACCGGGGCCTGACCGTGGCGAGCGCCGCGCTGCACTGGCTGGAGCTGTTCTTCCGCGCCGTCTTCGTCGTCGAGATCGGCATCCGGCTGGCCGCCTACGGCCGCCGCCCGCAGGATTTCTTCCGGCACGGCTGGAACGTCTTCGACTTCGCCGTGATCGCGGCGATCTTCATTCCGGGCCTGCACGGCGACCCGGCGCTGCTGCGTGTGGTGCGGGTCGCCCGGATGGTCAGGTTGGTGCGTTTCTCTCCGGGCCTTCGGACCATCGTGTCGGCCCTGTGGCGCAGCCTGCCGGGCGTCGGTGGTTTCCTCGCCCTGGCCGTGGTGACGCTCTACGTGTACGGCATGGCCGGCTGGCTGATCTTCGGCAGCAGATTCCCGGACCAGTACGGCGACATCGGCCGGTCCCTGCTGACGTTGTTCGTGCTGTTGTCCCTGGAGACGTTGCCGGACCTCATCGAGCAGGGCATGACGATCTCGCCGTGGACGCTGCTCTACTACGTCAGCTACGTGGTCATCACCGTCAACCTGCTGCTCAACATCCTCATCGCGGTGATCGTCAACTCGATGGAGGAAGCACGCCGGCTGGAGATGACCGAACGCCTGGCCCCCGGATACGACGAGGACGGCGACGGCGTACCGGACGAGGTGGACCGCATCGCGATCAGCCAACGGCTGGACGACCTGCGCGCGGTGATCGCGGAGTTGGAGCGGGAGTTGCGGATCGACCGGGACGACGGGCACGGCCGGCCGCACCGCGAGGACGCCCGCGCCGGACGGTGA
- a CDS encoding alpha/beta fold hydrolase yields MQRITARDGASIALHSTGTGPGLVVVHGGGVTIDVYRRLATALADRFTVHLYNRRGRADAPPRSVPYTFEQDIDDLAAVLEHTGSGNIVGHSFGGFIALQAALRLPIDRLALYDAAVSIDGGFPAAWLDAAHEALRAGDTARSLAITAGGINPQMAAAKLPFGVRLVITRAFLRTPIGRMMGDLLPMTLDESALIRDHDGPASQWAGITAEVLLACGADGPPYYVDLNEALAGALPRARTLVIPRSGHDAINRAHPRLVDPLATFFAAPVTPERTGHL; encoded by the coding sequence ATGCAGCGGATCACGGCACGGGACGGCGCGAGCATCGCGCTGCACTCCACGGGCACCGGGCCCGGGCTCGTCGTGGTACACGGCGGCGGGGTCACCATCGACGTCTACCGACGGCTAGCCACGGCGCTCGCCGACCGGTTCACCGTGCACCTCTACAACCGGCGGGGGCGGGCGGACGCCCCACCCAGGTCGGTGCCCTACACCTTCGAGCAGGACATCGACGACCTCGCCGCGGTGCTGGAGCACACCGGGTCCGGCAACATCGTCGGCCACAGCTTCGGCGGCTTCATCGCGCTCCAGGCCGCGCTCCGACTGCCGATCGACCGGCTCGCCCTCTACGACGCTGCGGTCTCCATCGACGGCGGCTTCCCCGCCGCGTGGCTCGACGCCGCGCATGAGGCGCTGCGGGCCGGCGATACCGCGCGGAGCCTCGCCATCACGGCCGGCGGAATCAACCCACAGATGGCGGCGGCGAAGCTCCCGTTCGGCGTACGGCTGGTTATCACTCGCGCGTTCCTGCGTACGCCGATCGGGCGGATGATGGGCGACCTGCTGCCGATGACCCTGGACGAGTCCGCCCTGATCCGAGATCACGACGGCCCCGCCAGCCAATGGGCAGGGATCACCGCCGAGGTGCTGCTGGCCTGCGGCGCCGACGGCCCGCCCTACTACGTCGACCTCAACGAGGCGCTGGCCGGCGCGTTGCCCCGAGCCCGAACCCTGGTGATTCCCCGCAGCGGTCACGACGCCATCAACCGGGCCCACCCCCGGCTCGTCGACCCGCTCGCCACGTTCTTCGCGGCCCCGGTGACACCGGAACGGACCGGCCACCTCTGA
- a CDS encoding TetR/AcrR family transcriptional regulator, with amino-acid sequence MSDAPTRSGDGDSDRQPIWTRPERGSRGPAPAHSRDAIVAAAIALADEDGLAAVSMRGVATALGTGAGSLYRYLSSRDDLLDLMTDRVVGELRPYPRADGDWLDAMLLLARRQLALHRRHPWLTDVTHRPSGVGPETLAWFDNCLRILEPVGCAVTAKFEAIAMVTGVVSLFARSEATTGSFTFAGADLTAYPHLVAAFSQPSPPAPRTGLFERTLRSLLTGLLLPEPSDAG; translated from the coding sequence GTGAGCGACGCACCCACGAGATCCGGCGACGGCGACTCCGACCGGCAGCCGATCTGGACCAGGCCCGAACGCGGCAGCCGCGGCCCCGCCCCGGCGCACAGTCGCGATGCCATCGTCGCGGCCGCCATCGCGTTGGCGGACGAGGACGGCCTCGCCGCGGTGTCGATGCGGGGCGTCGCCACCGCGCTGGGCACCGGCGCCGGATCGCTCTACCGATACCTGTCGTCCCGTGACGACCTGCTGGACCTCATGACCGACCGGGTGGTGGGGGAGTTGCGGCCGTACCCGCGGGCGGACGGCGACTGGCTGGACGCCATGCTGCTGCTGGCCCGGCGGCAGTTGGCGCTGCACCGGCGCCACCCGTGGCTGACCGACGTGACCCACCGACCATCCGGCGTCGGCCCGGAGACCCTGGCCTGGTTCGACAACTGCCTCCGCATCCTCGAGCCCGTCGGCTGCGCCGTCACCGCCAAGTTCGAGGCGATCGCGATGGTGACCGGCGTGGTGAGCCTCTTCGCCCGCAGCGAGGCCACGACCGGGTCGTTCACCTTCGCCGGCGCCGACCTCACGGCGTACCCGCACCTGGTCGCGGCGTTCAGTCAGCCCTCGCCACCCGCGCCTCGGACGGGCCTGTTCGAGCGCACCCTGCGCAGCCTGCTGACCGGGCTGCTCCTGCCCGAGCCCTCGGACGCGGGCTGA